The genomic segment ACCGCCCCTGCGGCTCCCGATAGAGTCGCGGCTTCCTTGATGTTGAAGCGTTCGGAGATGAACGCGGAGCCGATGCCCATCTCTTCGGCCTGTTGCACTTCTTCGATCAGGTCGCGAGGGGACTTCGGCTGTCCCGCCAGGGTGTAGAAGCCCAGTTCATTCATCGTCTGCATCGATAGCACCCGCCCTTTTCAATCGGTTGAAGTCCATTCGAAGACCGCGACTGGAATCTACGCGTTCGGCAGGAACTCCGCCGAGTCCAGATCGAGTGCGTGTTGCAGATGGCGCTGGATCATCGCAATGAACATGCGATCGCCACGCGGATCCGCACCGCTCATCATCGCGCCCGCAACGGTGATCAGCACCCCGTGCAAAGCGTAGCGGCGGTACTGGTTCCAGGCTTCCTCGGCGGAGAGCGACACCCCGAAACCCTGAAGTTCCTGGCGGTACGCCTCGACCAGGGCGCGCTCGTGCTCGCGGCGCTGTTCGGTGAGCAGCCCGGCGCCCAGGAAGTACGACACGTCGGTCAGCGCACCGGAGCGCGCGGGACTGCCCCAGTCGACCACCGAGATCGGAACCCCGTCGGAGTCTCCGGCCAGCAGGACGTTCTCGAGCCGGTAGTCCACGTGCACCAGCGTGCGCGGTCCGTCGTAGCTCTGCGCCCAGGTCGAATAAGAGTTCACGAAGCGCTCCCCCAGTGCACTCTGCTCCGGGCTCATGTGTTCGCCGAAGCGCTCCAGAATGCCGGGCCACCAGTGCTGCGAGAGCATGATCTGCACGATCATCGATTCCTGTTCGATGCCCTGGGACACCCATTCGAGCTGGGCCACTTCGTCGCGATTCCACAGCGGTCCGTGCAGTTTCGCGACCTCGCGCAGCGCGAGTTCGGCGGTCTGAACGCTACAGCCCTCGATCTGATCCCCCGGCTCGGAAGGACTCATGTCCTCCATCAGGATGATGAAGTCGGTGTTGGTGGAATCGATCAGCGCGCAGTGACAGTGCGGGGTGCGGATCGGGAGTCGGCTGGCCAGTTCGCGGTAGAAACAGACTTCCTTCCAGTAGCTGCCGTTTCCTGCTGCGTTGGCGCGACTGGTCGGGTCGGTCGCGGGCAGTTTGGCCACGACGCTGCGCGGGGCGCTGTCGGGTGCTCCCTCGTACTCGAGCTCGAAGCGCACATTGTCGCCCATCTTGCCCGTGCCGATCTGTTTCCAGGGGGCACTGAGTACGCGGCCGTCAGGCAGAGCTCCGGACTGGTGCAGGGCTTCGGTCAGCCAGTTCGGGTCGATCTTGTGTGGATCCGAGATGAGTTTCAAGCGCAGGCCTCCCCGCGCGAGTCTACCTCAGCTCGATCGGTTCGATCGCGGCCACCGATAGCGCGGCGTAGGACGGCAGCCGCGGTCCCAGCTTGGCGGGCTCCAGGCGCACATCGCGTTGCACCTCCCAGATGCGCGGTTCGAGCGCCTGGTAGAGCTCGTCGATGAAGAGATCTGTGTTGTGCTGCACGATCGTGCCCAGCGCGATCACTTCGGGGTCCATGGCCATCATCACGATGGCCAGGCCCTGCGCCACGCAGTCGATGAACTCTTCTTTGAGAGCGAGCGCGTAGCGGTCGCCTTCGCGAATCGCCTCGACCCAGTGCCTGGCCTGGATGTCCTTCGGGTCACCGCCCGCGAAATCCAGGATATTGCTGCGTTCGCCGCACAGAAGATCTTCGCGCACGCGCTCGGCAATCGCCCAGCCACCGGCATAGGCCTCCAGGCAACCCATCAGCCCGCAACGGCATTTGCGTCCGTTCGGAACGATCGGCATATGGCCGATCTCGCCGGCGGCAAAGCGCCCGCCGCGGTGCAGATGACCGTCGATCACGAAACCGCCGCCGATGCCGGTGCTCATGGTCAAGAAGGCGAAGTTGCGCGTGCCCTGCCCCGCGCCGTAACGCCATTCCGCCAGGGCCGCCGCGTTCGCATCGTTTTCCAGGACAATCGGAATGTGGAAAGCTTCGTACAGGCGTTCGACGATCGGAACATCGTGCCAGCCGGGCAGATTCGGCGCATCGACGATGGTGCCCTTCTTGGGATTGAGGGGACCGGGCGCGCTGATGCCGACGCCCTGCAAATCGCTGGCTTCGATCCCACACCCGCGCAAGAGCACGCTTCCGTGCTCGATGATCAGATCCACGTCTTTGTCGCTATTGCCCGTGCTCCAGTCATCGAGACGCGATTCGGCGAGGATCTCGCCATCGGCTCGCCCCAATACGACGACCGTCTTCGAACCGCCTATGTCGATTCCGAGCAGCACTCTGTCTCGATCGGCCAAGGAAAATCTCCCATGCTCCCCGCCCTCGCCACCTGATCCGGGCGAAGCCTTTTTCGGGGGCAGAGCATCTGGGCTTCAGATTGCCACTTTGTGAGCCGTTGGTCCCGTCGGTGGGAATGGCGCTGCGGAAGAAAGAGAGGCATCTATTGACAGATATGGAAGCAGAAAGACCGACGCAGCCGCTGGCGCCGCTAGAAAAATACGCGCTAGCGACAACAAGGCCGCGCGTCTTGGGGCATCGCTTCGCAGTCCTGCCCGCCCTGCTCGCCATCGCGGGCCTGCTGGCCAGTGGTTGCGGCACCCTGAACCCGGATTATCTCCTGGCGGGAAAGCGCAAAGAGGTCATCCGCGAAAGTGCGGAGGCCTATGTGCTGGATCTGCGCTGGGGTCGTTTGACGGAGGCCGGGGCGCGGGTGGTTCCGGAACTGCGCCCGGCGTTCATGGAGCTGTTTAAGGATTCGAAGCGTCCGTTCCACTTCACGTCAGTCGAAGTCGTGAGCGTGGATCTCGCCGAAGCCGAGCGCAGTCGCGCGGAGGTGAAGGTCAGCTACGAGCTATTCCGACCGCCCGCGATCCAGGAGCGGCGCATGCACGAGATCCAGAAATGGGCCTACGACCGGGAAACGGGCGCATGGATGATCACGCCCGATCTGAAAGCGTTCAGCAAAATCGATAGCGGAGTTTCTTCCGGCGGCCAGTAGACCTGTAGGCCTGTAGACCTGTAGACCAGTAGGCGCGAGCGCAGTTCTTACCGGCGGTTGATGTGCCGGTCTTCGATGTAGACAAGGTCGTTGTCGCCCTGGCGTATCACGGTGTGCTCGGTGTTGACGCCACTGCGATTGACGATGAAGTCGCCGTTGGCATCCTTGTACTGTCGACGCTCTACGAAGATGGGACCGTCATTCGTATCGATATCGAGTCGAACCCCATCGCCCATTTCGATGTTCACGCGGGGCTCGCTGTCCGAACGGTCCGTGTCTTCGGGCATCGGACGATTGACTGTGGACCAGTCGATACCCTGATCGCCGGTCGAGGCCAGTTCGTCGCCAAACAGATTCTTGCCAGAGACGGTCGACGCGCCCTTCTCCACGATCGTCGCGCGATCGTAATCGATGAGCCCTCGTTCCTCGTGGCGCTCTGCGCTCTCGCGGTACTTGCTCGGCACCCGACGCAGGCTGTCGGTGTACGACATGACGCCTTCATCGGTTTCGAATTCGTAGTAGTAGTCGGCTGCAGCGGCACCCGGTACCGACAACAACAAAGCGATAGCAACGGCCCTTAGCGACTTCATGATTCCCCCAAAAGTGGAACTTCTTCATGGTGAGAGTGGCTTCCACGCCCCCGAAGGTGTCACTGTGCGCACTCACGAACTCGCAGCTAAACGCTTATACCACGCCGACTTATCAGCAATTTGCGAACCCGCCCAATGCGCGAGCCCGGGCCTGGAAGCAACGCCCGAGCCGCGCAGACGCTTCGCGCAAGACGCGTGGTCCGGCGTCGAGTTGGAAGGACTCCTGCCGCCGGTCCGCGTATCGCCGAGCAACGAGACAGCGTCGCAGATTCGCAAAAGAAAATTTCAATTCGCGATAACGTGAGCGCGCACGCGGCACATAGCATCCGCCTACACGCGCTCGAGCACGCAGTTCGAGTTTCGCGCGCATGAAGAGCGTCACCAAGCGGCGAAGACAGGCCACACGCCCCATACAGGGGGTTACGAAATGAACAAAAATATCTATATCGGCATAGGCTTCGGCCTCGTGCTCGGAACCGCTGCTGCATTCAGCGGCCTCAACGAGCGCAATGACCACGGAAGCAGCGCAACCAGGACACGCGCGGCAACTGCCATACCTGCTTCCAGTTCGCGAACCGAAACAGCTCCGGCGATCGCCGCCGTGGCACCGGCCGCCAACGCCCAGATCCAGAGCGAAGAGCCCGCGGGAATCGTCGGACTCGGCAAGATTCACGCAACTACCGGCGAGAACGCCGCGCTGAGTTTCGAAGTCGGCCCCGACCTGCTGGCCTTCGCAGATACAGACAGCGCACTGATTCCGGTGTTGCGCATCGACACGACCGGCAACGGCGAGATCGACACGCGCATCCGTGGAAGCCTCGAAGGCAACCAGGCCGTCATCGACGCACCTGATCTGGGAGACCTGCCGCTGGCCGAAGCGCTCTGGCAGATCGGCATGTTGCACGACGGGCGCTACGTAGCGGCCGTTTCCTCCGAAGACGCCCAGATCGAAGGCGTGCTTCCGGACGGCGAGTTCTCGGCCCTGGTCGCCGAGCTCGACACCACCGGAGACATCGGC from the bacterium genome contains:
- a CDS encoding phosphotransferase, whose protein sequence is MKLISDPHKIDPNWLTEALHQSGALPDGRVLSAPWKQIGTGKMGDNVRFELEYEGAPDSAPRSVVAKLPATDPTSRANAAGNGSYWKEVCFYRELASRLPIRTPHCHCALIDSTNTDFIILMEDMSPSEPGDQIEGCSVQTAELALREVAKLHGPLWNRDEVAQLEWVSQGIEQESMIVQIMLSQHWWPGILERFGEHMSPEQSALGERFVNSYSTWAQSYDGPRTLVHVDYRLENVLLAGDSDGVPISVVDWGSPARSGALTDVSYFLGAGLLTEQRREHERALVEAYRQELQGFGVSLSAEEAWNQYRRYALHGVLITVAGAMMSGADPRGDRMFIAMIQRHLQHALDLDSAEFLPNA
- a CDS encoding ROK family protein yields the protein MADRDRVLLGIDIGGSKTVVVLGRADGEILAESRLDDWSTGNSDKDVDLIIEHGSVLLRGCGIEASDLQGVGISAPGPLNPKKGTIVDAPNLPGWHDVPIVERLYEAFHIPIVLENDANAAALAEWRYGAGQGTRNFAFLTMSTGIGGGFVIDGHLHRGGRFAAGEIGHMPIVPNGRKCRCGLMGCLEAYAGGWAIAERVREDLLCGERSNILDFAGGDPKDIQARHWVEAIREGDRYALALKEEFIDCVAQGLAIVMMAMDPEVIALGTIVQHNTDLFIDELYQALEPRIWEVQRDVRLEPAKLGPRLPSYAALSVAAIEPIELR